One Myxococcaceae bacterium JPH2 genomic window, CGGAGCTGGTCGCCGCTGACACCTCCAATCCTCCCGGCAACGAGGTCGCGGCGGCCCGAGTCGCGGCGCGGTGGCTGAAAGAAGCGGGCATCGAGTCGGAGCTCCTCGAGCCCTCGCCTGGACGCGGCAACCTCCTGGCGCGACTGAAGGGAAAGGGCGCAGGTCGGCCCGTGCTGGTGGTGGCGCATCTGGACACCGTGCCCGCCGTGCGCGCCGAGTGGGAGAGCGACCCGTGGGTCCTCACCGAGAAGAACGGCCTGCTCTACGGCCGCGGCGTCCAGGACAACAAAGGCATGGTGGCCGCCAGCGTCCTCGCGCTGCGTCGGCTGAAGCGCGAGGGCACGCCCCTGTCGCGCGACGTGGTGCTCTACCTGGGCGCGGATGAGGAGGTGGGCTCCGGTCAGGGCCTGGACTGGATGCTGGAGCACCGGCCCGAGCTGCGCGAGGCGGAGTTCGCGCTCAACGAGGGCGGCCTCACGGAGCTGACCCGCGACCGGCGCCGCGTGCTCTTCGTCGCCGTGCAGGCCGCGGAGCGCGTGTCGCGCAACGTCGTCCTGAGGGCGAAGGGCCCCGGAGGCCACTCGTCCGCGCCGCCCGTGGAGCCGGGCCCCCTGGTGCGCGTGGCGCAAGCGGTGGCGCGCGTGGGCACGCTCACCTTTCCCGCGCGCCTGACGCCCGCCACCCGCCTCCACGTCCAGGGCCGCGCCGCCGTCACGCCGGGCGAGCTGGGACAAGCGCTGCGCCGCATCGCCGCCGCGCCGGACGCTCCCGCCCAGGAGGACGTGGACACCGTCGCGCGCCTGGAGCCCGCGCTGGGCGCGGTCCTGCGCACCACCTGCGTGCCCACCCTCTTCCAAGCGGGCACGCGCCCCAACGTCATCCCCGCCTCCGCCGAGGCCACGCTCAACTGCCGCCTGCTGCCCGATGATGACGCCCGCGCCGTTCGCGAGCGCATCGTCGCCACCATCGCGGACCCCACCCTCCAGGTGGACATGGACGTGAGTCCGCCCGACTCGCCCATGTCCCCCGTGGGAGACAACGCGCTGTTCCGCGCCGTGACGTCCGCCGCCGCGCGCGTGTGGCCCGGGGTGCCCGTCATCCCCCGCATGTCCACCGGCACCACCGAGTCCGCCACGCTGCGCCGCGCGGGCATCCACGCGTATGGCATCGACCTGTTCGCGCTCACGCCCG contains:
- a CDS encoding M20/M25/M40 family metallo-hydrolase codes for the protein MRSLLCLWLILIPGLCLADGPREAAEMRALLAELVAADTSNPPGNEVAAARVAARWLKEAGIESELLEPSPGRGNLLARLKGKGAGRPVLVVAHLDTVPAVRAEWESDPWVLTEKNGLLYGRGVQDNKGMVAASVLALRRLKREGTPLSRDVVLYLGADEEVGSGQGLDWMLEHRPELREAEFALNEGGLTELTRDRRRVLFVAVQAAERVSRNVVLRAKGPGGHSSAPPVEPGPLVRVAQAVARVGTLTFPARLTPATRLHVQGRAAVTPGELGQALRRIAAAPDAPAQEDVDTVARLEPALGAVLRTTCVPTLFQAGTRPNVIPASAEATLNCRLLPDDDARAVRERIVATIADPTLQVDMDVSPPDSPMSPVGDNALFRAVTSAAARVWPGVPVIPRMSTGTTESATLRRAGIHAYGIDLFALTPDDARTAHAPGERIPVGSLQPGAEYVYLTLKHLAKEGATPKSAGSL